Proteins encoded in a region of the Stieleria neptunia genome:
- a CDS encoding FG-GAP repeat domain-containing protein, with product MRKATRKQSACKAHRRRVDGRRLGLELLELRLALTTGVAIDCGDAPAPYPTALSEDGARHIATGVKLGATRGEDSVCQHTPNALGHSTDDGVSFGRVQVGMVDATVRVNVQGGAGRLDAWIDFDRDGSWSGPGEHVFDSRALVEGDNLLEFDVPAFASAGTSYARFRLSSDGDASLRSEASDGEVEDYPIEILAPFPSTGLSTTHAIDEGNGQTRATAMGDLDGDGDTDIVTAYRDKGRVIWFENTGNQTFVERIVAYNAGKVDDVAIADIDQDGNLDVLVATYSQTSPWSALGVNWYRNDGSQGFEKRVVMGLGIGLFDVAAVDIDGDRDIDVIHGWTNSITLHTNDGQANFQRSTIGSVDSIRSVAISDIDGDGDIDVAGSGFNEIKWFENDGQGDFTEHLVATFSGNIATAVAIDDVDGDGLGDVVAGFNDGAIQLYINNGDGSFAPREIFQTPAIVRHVTVVDFDLDGDADVLAAIHLNQVNLIAWYENDGSESFSEHVIPGSRYGAMHVTPGDIDGDGDIDAVAAFNVHDVVVWYENDGAQSFTKHPLHTPPNRVADVEVGDINGDGRLDVVSASPGDSTVAWYESQGEGKYVMRIIDSEVAHVIDASVSDLDGDGDADVLAIDPAGSVHWFESGSQGGFESHVVGAGLLAPQRVSTADIDTDGDTDVLVAHMADEEFSWFENDGNEGFTEHRVPGVGHSTLVDVYPSDLDSDGDIDFIAGTTVSTDALLWYENDGQQNFLRRVIATGSGGNVSITTSDVDRDGDQDILAVSEGGTVVVWYINDGTQQFVRRPIDSFTNSTRAFAADFDGDGDSDVIVADRGNDRVSWYQNDGQGNFTADPSVRSFDDASGLAVGDLDQDGDLDAVVALSAQNTVTWWENLPTGGLDFGDAPAPYPTTFSDGMPVHRAVGPQLGQSRDGEHDGVPSVNADSDGDEDGVLFGKIDLGTGIAGVNIELQNRGASAHVDAWIDFDGDGQWGIDEKILDSQVVVEGLQTLNYSLPASAVAGVTYARVRLSTAGGLSPTGLAPDGEIEDYVVSVLPAAPTVLGFEVNQGELQRSSVTEIEVVFDREVDARSTAFSIIDRDREVEVDGLTVSSRLENGGTVATITFLPGAFVQTRSNGLHSLRDGSYQLNVDGAQITAVSTDLPMAGDVSFGDDAADRFFRFFGDSDGDRDVDGQDYGRFGRSFLKQAGDAPLHSGFDHDGDGDVDGQDYGYFGLNFLKTL from the coding sequence ACGCCAAATGCTTTGGGACATTCGACGGATGATGGAGTCTCGTTCGGACGTGTACAAGTCGGGATGGTTGATGCAACGGTGCGAGTCAACGTCCAGGGAGGCGCGGGGCGTCTGGACGCATGGATTGATTTTGATCGTGACGGAAGTTGGTCGGGGCCGGGCGAACACGTCTTCGATTCCAGGGCATTGGTGGAAGGTGACAACCTGCTTGAGTTCGACGTTCCGGCGTTCGCGAGCGCCGGCACGAGTTACGCACGATTCCGTCTCAGTTCTGACGGCGACGCGAGTCTTCGGTCGGAGGCAAGTGATGGTGAAGTCGAAGACTATCCGATTGAGATCCTTGCCCCGTTCCCAAGCACGGGCCTATCAACGACGCATGCAATCGACGAAGGAAACGGGCAAACTCGGGCCACCGCGATGGGAGATCTTGATGGCGATGGCGACACGGACATCGTGACTGCTTACAGGGACAAGGGCAGGGTCATTTGGTTCGAAAACACAGGGAACCAAACGTTTGTGGAAAGGATTGTCGCGTACAACGCCGGAAAGGTTGACGACGTTGCAATCGCCGACATTGATCAGGATGGGAATCTTGACGTCCTCGTCGCCACTTATTCGCAAACGTCCCCTTGGTCTGCTCTGGGAGTCAATTGGTACCGCAACGATGGAAGCCAGGGCTTTGAAAAACGCGTTGTCATGGGCCTTGGGATCGGTCTGTTCGACGTTGCAGCAGTCGACATTGATGGCGATCGTGATATCGACGTGATTCATGGTTGGACAAACTCGATTACCCTGCATACGAACGACGGACAAGCCAATTTTCAACGCAGTACGATTGGCAGCGTGGATTCAATCAGGAGTGTCGCGATTTCCGACATCGACGGAGATGGTGATATCGATGTCGCCGGCTCTGGGTTTAACGAGATCAAGTGGTTTGAGAACGACGGGCAAGGTGACTTTACGGAGCACCTCGTCGCCACATTCAGTGGAAACATCGCAACGGCGGTTGCAATCGATGACGTCGACGGCGATGGGCTTGGGGACGTGGTTGCGGGATTCAATGACGGGGCCATTCAACTCTACATAAACAATGGCGACGGATCGTTTGCCCCCCGCGAGATCTTCCAGACACCAGCGATTGTGCGTCACGTGACGGTCGTCGACTTTGATCTCGATGGCGATGCTGATGTGTTAGCAGCAATCCACTTGAACCAGGTCAACCTGATCGCCTGGTATGAGAACGATGGTAGTGAATCGTTTTCCGAACATGTCATTCCGGGATCTCGTTATGGCGCCATGCACGTCACCCCGGGTGATATCGATGGTGACGGTGACATCGACGCCGTCGCTGCATTCAACGTCCACGACGTGGTTGTTTGGTATGAAAATGATGGTGCCCAGTCATTCACCAAGCATCCTTTACACACCCCTCCCAACAGGGTTGCCGATGTGGAGGTCGGTGACATCAACGGCGACGGGCGACTGGATGTGGTGAGTGCGTCTCCAGGCGACAGCACCGTCGCTTGGTACGAGAGTCAGGGCGAAGGAAAATACGTCATGCGGATCATCGATAGCGAGGTGGCCCATGTGATCGATGCATCCGTGTCCGATCTCGATGGCGACGGCGATGCCGACGTCCTGGCGATCGACCCGGCCGGTTCGGTGCATTGGTTTGAAAGCGGATCGCAGGGGGGATTCGAGTCGCACGTGGTGGGTGCGGGATTGCTCGCTCCGCAACGCGTTTCGACTGCGGATATCGATACGGACGGCGACACCGACGTGTTGGTTGCCCACATGGCGGACGAGGAGTTTTCCTGGTTCGAAAACGACGGAAACGAAGGCTTCACCGAACACCGTGTTCCAGGTGTCGGTCACTCGACTCTCGTTGACGTTTATCCATCCGATCTCGACTCCGATGGGGACATCGATTTCATCGCAGGAACCACCGTCTCGACCGACGCGCTGCTGTGGTACGAGAACGATGGACAGCAAAACTTTTTGCGGCGGGTGATTGCGACCGGCAGCGGAGGAAACGTCTCCATCACGACGTCTGATGTTGATCGTGATGGGGATCAAGACATTCTGGCGGTCAGTGAAGGCGGCACCGTGGTCGTCTGGTACATCAATGACGGGACGCAGCAATTCGTCCGTCGCCCGATCGACTCGTTCACCAATTCGACACGCGCCTTCGCGGCCGACTTTGACGGAGACGGCGACAGTGATGTCATTGTGGCTGACCGTGGCAATGACCGAGTCTCCTGGTATCAAAACGACGGGCAAGGCAACTTCACGGCGGATCCAAGCGTTCGTTCCTTTGATGACGCTTCGGGACTTGCCGTCGGCGACCTGGATCAGGACGGTGACTTGGATGCCGTCGTGGCACTGTCCGCGCAGAATACCGTGACGTGGTGGGAAAACCTGCCAACTGGCGGGCTGGACTTTGGCGACGCGCCGGCGCCTTACCCGACGACATTTTCTGACGGGATGCCCGTCCATCGAGCGGTGGGGCCTCAACTCGGTCAAAGCCGAGATGGCGAACACGATGGTGTTCCAAGTGTGAATGCGGACTCCGACGGTGACGAGGACGGAGTCCTGTTCGGCAAGATCGATCTGGGGACGGGGATTGCCGGCGTCAACATCGAATTGCAGAATCGGGGGGCTTCCGCCCACGTGGATGCTTGGATCGATTTCGACGGTGATGGTCAGTGGGGGATCGACGAAAAAATTCTCGACAGTCAGGTCGTCGTCGAAGGATTGCAAACGTTGAATTATTCATTGCCCGCTAGTGCGGTTGCGGGCGTCACCTATGCCCGAGTTCGACTCAGTACGGCAGGGGGCTTGAGTCCAACTGGACTTGCGCCCGACGGCGAGATCGAAGACTATGTCGTCAGTGTCCTGCCGGCCGCGCCGACGGTGCTGGGGTTTGAAGTCAATCAGGGCGAATTGCAACGTAGCTCCGTTACCGAAATCGAAGTCGTGTTCGACCGCGAGGTTGACGCGAGGTCGACGGCGTTTTCGATCATCGACCGTGATCGCGAGGTGGAGGTTGACGGGCTAACCGTTTCATCTCGATTGGAAAACGGGGGCACCGTCGCAACAATCACGTTCCTGCCCGGGGCCTTCGTCCAGACGCGATCCAATGGGCTGCATTCTCTCCGGGATGGGAGTTACCAATTGAATGTGGACGGTGCGCAAATCACTGCCGTCTCGACCGACCTGCCGATGGCGGGCGACGTTTCATTCGGCGATGATGCAGCGGACCGGTTCTTTCGCTTCTTCGGTGATAGTGACGGCGACCGGGACGTCGATGGACAAGACTACGGCCGTTTCGGCCGATCATTCCTCAAGCAAGCCGGCGATGCCCCATTGCATTCAGGTTTTGACCATGATGGCGATGGAGACGTCGACGGCCAGGATTATGGATACTTCGGGCTGAACTTTTTGAAGACGCTCTGA